A single window of Labrus mixtus chromosome 23, fLabMix1.1, whole genome shotgun sequence DNA harbors:
- the sepsecs gene encoding O-phosphoseryl-tRNA(Sec) selenium transferase, with protein MNSENFGLSEKIVSSAYIRQGSQARRSHEQLIRHLLEQGKCPEEGWSESTIELFLNELAVMDSNNFLGNCGVGEREGRVASSLVARRHYRLIHGIGRSGDIAAIQPKAAGSSLLNKLTNSVVLDILKLSGVRSVASCFVVPMATGMSLTLCFLTLRHRRPKARYIIWPRIDQKSCFKAMITAGFEPVVVENLLEGDELRTDLEAVERQITELGAENILCVHSTTSCFAPRAPDRLEELASMCAKYNIPHIVNNAYGVQSSKCMHLIQQGARVGRIDAFVQSLDKNFMVPVGGAIIAGFDESFIQEISKMYPGRASASPSLDVLITLLSLGANGYKKLLSERKEIYLLLAQELKSLASAHGERLIHTPHNPISLAMSLDGLQAESDKAVTQLGSMLFTRQVSGARVIPLDKEQTISGHTFRGFMSHSEAYPCPYLNAASAVGITREDVTLCIKRLDKCLKTLKKEGNAAQSSPQVLLSGHEDTSQGVTEQK; from the exons ATGAACAGTGAAAATTTCGGCCTGAGTGAGAAGATCGTGTCGTCCGCCTACATCCGACAGGGGAGCCAGGCACGCCGAAGCCACGAGCAGCTCATCAGACACCTCCTGGAGCAG GGAAAGTGTCCAGAGGAGGGATGGAGCGAGAGCACCATAGAGCTCTTTCTGAATGAGCTGGCTGTGATGGACAGCAACAACTTCCTCGGAAACTGTGGTGTCGGAGAGCGGGAAGGCAGAGTGGCATCCAGCCTTGTGGCGAGACGGCATTACAG GTTGATCCATGGCATCGGTCGATCGGGTGACATTGCTGCTATTCAGCCCAAAGCTGCAGGATCCAGCCTGCTTAACAAGCTCACCAACTCAGTGGTGTTGGACATCTTAAAGCtctcag GTGTCCGCAGCGTGGCGAGCTGCTTCGTGGTTCCCATGGCGACAGGGATGAGCTTGACTCTGTGCTTTCTGACCCTCCGTCACCGTAGACCCAAGGCTCGCTACATCATCTGGCCTCGCATCGACCAGAAGTCCTGTTTCAAAGCCATGATCACAGCAG GCTTTGAGCCCGTGGTGGTGGAGAACCTTCTTGAGGGCGATGAGTTGCGGACGGACTTGGAAGCGGTTGAGCGGCAAATCACGGAGCTCGGTGCCGAGAACATCCTATGTGTTCACTCGACAACATCCTGCTTTGCCCCTCGGGCCCCCGACAG GCTCGAGGAGCTGGCCTCTATGTGTGCCAAATATAACATTCCACATATAGTAAACAATGCATACGGAGTGCAGTCATCCAAATGCATGCACCTCATACAACAG GGAGCTCGTGTGGGGAGAATCGATGCCTTTGTTCAGAGCTTGGACAAGAACTTCATGGTTCCAGTAGGTGGCGCTATAATAGCAGGTTTTGATGAGTCCTTCATACAGGAGATAAGCAAGATGTACCCAG GTCGAGCATCCGCCTCACCTTCCCTCGACGTCCTCATTACCCTTCTCAGTCTGGGAGCCAACGGCTACAAAAAACTCCTGTCAGAAAGAAAG GAGATTTATTTGTTGCTGGCTCAGGAGCTGAAGAGTCTGGCCTCAGCACATGGGGAGAGATTGATTCACACCCCACATAACCCCATTTCACTGG ccaTGTCTCTGGATGGACTCCAGGCTGAGAGCGACAAGGCAGTGACTCAGCTGGGCTCCATGCTGTTCACCCGGCAAGTGTCAGGAGCAAG GGTTATACCGCTGGACAAGGAGCAGACCATAAGCGGCCACACGTTCCGCGGCTTCATGTCGCACTCTGAGGCGTACCCCTGTCCTTACCTCAACGCCGCCTCGGCTGTGGGAATCACTCGTGAGGACGTGACGCTGTGCATCAAAAGGCTCGACAAGTGCCTGAAGACCCTGAAGAAAGAGGGAAATGCTGCACAAAGTAGTCCCCAGGTTCTGCTATCTGGACATGAGGACACTAGCCAGGGAGTAActgagcaaaaataa